From Azospirillum brasilense, one genomic window encodes:
- a CDS encoding 4Fe-4S binding protein: MIVNRATRVIEAFAFRHRDRLVWLHAATAVAFIAVIVVPVFLPDPPGNATPLNHWVTSANYALWGLWFPLVFLSVIVTGRSWCGLLCPMGAAAEWANKYGPKRAVPGWLKWEGTPVVSFLIITILGQTVGVRDHPEAALEVFGGTMLAAVLLGWLYGRRKRAWCRHVCPIGLLLGVFSRIGAVQFAPKVKRDGGDAWTEKGVCPTMIDLPRKEESRHCIQCFRCVNPQTKGSLELRLRTPGAEIERIRHHNPNAAEVWFLFLGTGIALGGFLWLVLPEYQQLRQAIGIWAVEREMFWISKPGPWWLMSVHPERREVFVWLDFFLIVGFMLLVMTAMAVALGALTAMAAWLGGLSDPLASFRKRFVELGYQYAPVAMVSLVVGLGGALFEPLGDLAGAAKGVLFAGGILWSLWLGWMILAFQGLGRGARLLALVPGLIGTFAVALSWWPAIFGP; the protein is encoded by the coding sequence ATGATCGTGAACCGCGCCACACGGGTCATCGAAGCTTTCGCCTTCCGGCACCGCGACCGCCTAGTCTGGCTTCATGCCGCCACGGCGGTCGCGTTTATCGCCGTGATCGTCGTGCCGGTTTTCCTGCCCGACCCGCCGGGCAATGCAACGCCGCTGAACCACTGGGTCACCTCTGCCAACTACGCGCTCTGGGGGCTGTGGTTCCCGTTGGTGTTTTTGTCCGTGATCGTCACCGGCCGGTCCTGGTGCGGCCTGCTGTGCCCGATGGGAGCGGCGGCGGAATGGGCCAACAAGTACGGGCCGAAGCGGGCGGTTCCCGGTTGGCTGAAATGGGAGGGTACGCCCGTCGTCAGCTTTCTCATCATCACCATCCTCGGCCAAACGGTCGGGGTGCGCGACCATCCCGAGGCGGCGCTGGAAGTGTTTGGCGGGACCATGCTGGCTGCCGTCCTTCTGGGCTGGCTCTATGGCCGCAGGAAGCGCGCCTGGTGCCGCCACGTCTGCCCGATCGGCCTGCTGTTGGGCGTGTTCTCGCGCATCGGTGCGGTGCAGTTCGCGCCCAAGGTCAAGCGGGATGGCGGCGACGCCTGGACCGAGAAGGGCGTGTGCCCGACCATGATCGACCTCCCCCGCAAGGAGGAGAGCCGCCACTGCATCCAATGCTTCCGCTGCGTGAACCCGCAGACCAAGGGTAGCCTGGAGCTGCGTCTGCGCACACCGGGCGCAGAGATCGAACGGATCCGGCACCACAATCCCAACGCGGCGGAAGTGTGGTTTCTGTTTCTGGGCACCGGCATCGCGCTCGGCGGCTTCCTGTGGCTGGTGCTTCCGGAATACCAGCAGCTGCGCCAAGCCATCGGCATCTGGGCCGTCGAGCGAGAGATGTTCTGGATCAGCAAACCCGGCCCCTGGTGGCTGATGAGCGTCCATCCCGAACGCCGCGAGGTGTTCGTCTGGCTCGACTTCTTCCTGATCGTCGGCTTCATGCTGCTGGTGATGACGGCCATGGCGGTGGCGCTGGGAGCGCTGACCGCCATGGCGGCGTGGCTGGGTGGGCTGTCGGACCCGTTGGCGTCCTTCCGTAAGCGGTTCGTGGAATTGGGCTACCAGTATGCACCGGTTGCGATGGTGTCGCTGGTGGTCGGCCTGGGCGGCGCGTTGTTCGAACCGCTGGGCGATCTGGCGGGTGCGGCGAAGGGCGTGCTGTTCGCCGGTGGGATTCTGTGGAGCCTGTGGCTGGGCTGGATGATTCTGGCGTTTCAGGGTTTGGGCCGGGGCGCCCGCCTCCTCGCGCTGGTTCCCGGCCTGATCGGGACGTTTGCGGTCGCCTTATCTTGGTGGCCGGCAATCTTCGGGCCTTGA
- a CDS encoding FTR1 family iron permease — MARGDALVATYDPANGTALGDGFSDLYFDVFEASGLEQAIGAVSPDTKTELEALFGQIIGRAGQGLPKNKIEGTWHTLRDRLQAVTAARLLAGTGPVAAFVQSFLILLREGVEAMLVIAALVAGLHRSGQGDGVKVVWRGAGWALAASLATAWLLSQALHISGQGQEVLEGVVMLVAALVLFHVSFWLLSKRESAHWQACMKAKVDAAASGGRVWALGLVAFLTVFREGAETVLFYQALILSAPGETLAVAAGFVAAAAVVALLYWAMRGLSFRLPLKWFFTATAALLFTLAISFAGKGVLVELQEGRLVPITPLDGLPHVAWLGLFPTVETVETVAAQIVLSLPMLAALAWHVARRRAAA, encoded by the coding sequence GTGGCCAGGGGCGACGCTCTGGTCGCCACTTACGACCCGGCCAACGGTACCGCCCTCGGTGACGGCTTCTCCGACCTGTACTTCGACGTCTTCGAGGCCTCGGGATTGGAACAGGCGATTGGCGCGGTGTCACCAGACACCAAGACCGAGCTGGAGGCCCTGTTCGGCCAAATCATCGGCAGGGCTGGCCAGGGCCTCCCCAAGAACAAGATCGAGGGCACGTGGCACACTCTGCGCGACCGCCTCCAAGCCGTGACCGCCGCGCGGTTGCTGGCTGGGACGGGACCGGTCGCCGCCTTTGTCCAGTCCTTCCTGATCCTCCTGCGCGAGGGGGTCGAGGCCATGCTCGTCATCGCCGCTCTGGTCGCCGGCCTGCACCGCTCGGGCCAGGGAGACGGCGTGAAGGTGGTCTGGCGCGGCGCCGGCTGGGCGCTGGCGGCCAGCCTCGCCACCGCCTGGCTGCTGTCGCAGGCGCTCCACATTTCCGGCCAGGGGCAAGAGGTGCTGGAGGGTGTCGTCATGCTGGTTGCTGCGTTGGTGCTGTTCCACGTCAGCTTCTGGCTGCTGTCGAAGCGCGAGAGCGCACACTGGCAGGCCTGTATGAAGGCCAAGGTCGACGCCGCAGCCTCCGGTGGCCGGGTGTGGGCGCTCGGGCTCGTCGCCTTCCTCACCGTGTTCCGCGAGGGGGCGGAGACAGTGCTCTTCTACCAAGCGCTGATTCTGTCGGCACCGGGTGAAACGTTGGCGGTGGCCGCCGGCTTCGTGGCGGCGGCGGCGGTGGTGGCGCTGCTGTACTGGGCGATGCGGGGGCTGTCCTTCCGGCTCCCGCTCAAATGGTTCTTCACCGCCACAGCCGCCCTGCTGTTCACCCTGGCCATTTCTTTCGCTGGAAAGGGCGTGCTGGTGGAGTTGCAGGAGGGCCGCCTGGTGCCTATCACCCCGCTCGACGGCTTGCCACACGTCGCGTGGTTGGGGCTGTTTCCGACGGTCGAGACGGTCGAGACGGTCGCGGCGCAAATAGTGCTGTCGCTGCCGATGCTGGCGGCGCTGGCGTGGCACGTCGCGCGAAGGAGGGCGGCGGCATGA
- a CDS encoding IS630 family transposase, with product MAQTVSVIVGAEDRARLAALLSDRNRPLKHVQRANIIVLSAERLPVQEVARRAGVSRPAVWRWQVRYAEQGVDGLLRDKTRKPGRAPLPTTTVAKVLALTCSEPPGAVTHWTGRAMAKTVGISLRAVQRIWEANRLQPHRLRTFKRSSDPAFAAKVEDIVGLYMDPPCHAVVLSIDEKSQIQALDRTQPGLPLKPGKCGTMTHDYKRNGTTTLFAALNTLDGTVVGRCMPKHTHKEFIKFLAAVERAVPAGKVIHAIVDNYATHTHPKVLAWLADHPRWVFHFTPKSASWINAVEGFFSIITRRSIRRGVFKSVADLQDAIARYIRAHNKAAKPFVWTKPADGIFAKLDRLPAPSE from the coding sequence ATGGCCCAGACCGTCAGTGTCATCGTCGGAGCAGAGGATCGCGCGCGCTTGGCCGCGCTCCTCAGCGACCGCAACCGCCCGCTCAAGCATGTCCAGCGGGCGAACATCATCGTGCTCTCGGCCGAGCGGCTGCCCGTGCAGGAGGTGGCGCGCCGGGCTGGTGTCAGCCGCCCAGCGGTATGGCGCTGGCAGGTGCGCTATGCCGAACAAGGCGTCGATGGCTTGCTGCGCGACAAGACGCGCAAGCCCGGCCGGGCACCGCTGCCCACCACGACGGTGGCCAAGGTGCTGGCGCTGACCTGTTCGGAACCGCCTGGCGCCGTCACCCACTGGACGGGCCGGGCGATGGCCAAAACGGTCGGCATCAGCCTGCGCGCCGTGCAACGCATCTGGGAGGCCAACCGCCTTCAGCCGCATCGCCTGCGCACCTTCAAGCGCTCCAGCGATCCGGCCTTCGCGGCCAAGGTCGAGGACATTGTCGGCCTCTACATGGACCCGCCCTGCCACGCCGTGGTGCTGTCCATCGACGAGAAGAGCCAGATCCAGGCGCTCGACCGCACCCAGCCCGGCTTGCCGCTGAAGCCCGGCAAGTGCGGGACGATGACGCACGACTACAAGCGCAACGGCACCACCACGCTGTTCGCCGCGCTGAACACGCTGGACGGTACCGTGGTCGGGCGCTGCATGCCCAAGCACACCCACAAGGAGTTCATCAAGTTCCTCGCTGCCGTGGAGCGCGCTGTCCCGGCGGGCAAGGTGATCCACGCCATCGTCGACAACTACGCCACCCACACGCACCCGAAGGTGCTGGCTTGGCTGGCTGATCATCCCCGCTGGGTGTTCCATTTCACGCCCAAGTCCGCCTCCTGGATCAACGCCGTCGAGGGCTTCTTCTCGATCATCACCCGCCGAAGCATCCGACGCGGCGTCTTCAAGTCCGTGGCCGATCTCCAGGACGCCATCGCCCGCTACATCCGCGCGCATAACAAGGCGGCCAAGCCCTTCGTCTGGACCAAGCCCGCCGACGGCATCTTCGCAAAACTCGACAGGCTGCCTGCACCTTCTGAATGA
- a CDS encoding iron transporter, protein MKTLFAAAALATLFTTPVLAGEQPIGEPVEKNGMEIAAVYLQAVTMEPSHTQHAGTDVHIEADIKGLNGNNTGFGEGEWIPYLDIDYVLTKTGSSFKRSGKLMPMVASDGPHYGDNVKMDGAGKYHVAYTIKPGAHGFLRHTDKETGVGKWWAPFTVEWDFTYVGSTGKKGGY, encoded by the coding sequence ATGAAGACGTTGTTTGCCGCCGCGGCCCTGGCCACCCTGTTTACTACGCCAGTACTGGCCGGCGAGCAGCCGATCGGCGAGCCGGTCGAAAAGAACGGGATGGAGATCGCCGCCGTCTACCTCCAAGCCGTTACTATGGAGCCGTCGCACACCCAACATGCCGGCACCGACGTCCACATCGAAGCGGACATCAAGGGTCTCAATGGCAACAACACCGGCTTCGGCGAGGGGGAGTGGATTCCGTACCTCGACATCGACTACGTTCTGACTAAGACAGGGTCATCCTTCAAGAGGTCCGGCAAGCTGATGCCGATGGTCGCCTCCGACGGGCCGCATTACGGCGACAACGTCAAGATGGACGGTGCCGGCAAGTACCACGTGGCCTACACCATCAAGCCGGGAGCTCACGGGTTCCTGCGCCACACCGACAAGGAAACCGGGGTCGGCAAGTGGTGGGCGCCCTTTACGGTGGAATGGGACTTCACCTACGTCGGCAGCACCGGCAAGAAGGGCGGCTACTGA
- a CDS encoding uroporphyrinogen-III synthase: protein MSQPPTILLTRPVDDAEPLRGLLSQRGYRVMTEPLLSICWLVDREPVLDDVQALLFTSVNGVRAFARVSRNRTLRAFTVGNASAAAARRAGFAAVESAEGDVAALAALVRRRCDPTRGALFYAAANAVAGDLVGVAATDGFTVRKEILYEAVPATTLSAMTTLAIADGRIAGVVAMSPRTARSFVDLVAAAGLLERCRTLDLIALSRAVAAAVTVLPDGRTVPWRTERIAAQPNLTSLLDLLPAVGTV, encoded by the coding sequence GTGAGTCAGCCGCCGACCATCCTCCTCACGCGACCTGTGGATGACGCGGAGCCGCTGCGGGGGCTCCTCAGCCAGCGCGGTTATAGGGTCATGACCGAACCGCTGTTGTCCATCTGCTGGCTTGTCGACCGGGAACCGGTGCTGGACGATGTCCAGGCGCTGTTGTTTACCAGCGTCAACGGTGTGCGGGCGTTCGCACGCGTCAGCCGTAACCGAACATTGCGGGCCTTCACGGTCGGAAACGCCAGCGCGGCGGCGGCGCGCCGAGCCGGCTTCGCTGCGGTCGAAAGCGCCGAGGGCGATGTGGCGGCGTTGGCGGCGTTGGTCCGGCGACGCTGTGATCCTACACGCGGCGCCCTGTTCTACGCGGCGGCGAATGCCGTTGCGGGGGATCTCGTCGGGGTGGCGGCCACGGACGGTTTCACGGTCCGCAAGGAGATCCTTTATGAGGCGGTGCCGGCAACCACTTTGTCCGCCATGACAACGCTGGCCATCGCGGACGGTCGTATTGCCGGTGTGGTGGCGATGTCACCACGCACAGCGCGATCGTTCGTGGATTTGGTTGCGGCCGCCGGACTGCTGGAGCGCTGCCGCACCCTCGACCTGATCGCGCTGAGCAGGGCCGTGGCGGCCGCCGTGACCGTCCTGCCGGACGGGCGGACAGTGCCTTGGCGCACCGAGAGAATCGCCGCCCAACCTAATCTGACAAGTCTTTTAGACCTTTTGCCAGCCGTAGGGACTGTTTGA
- the hemC gene encoding hydroxymethylbilane synthase — MPPVRIGARGSPLALAQAHEARNRLARAHPHLAEPDAIEIVVITTTGDRILDRTLMAAGGKGLFTKEIEEALQEGRIDLAVHSMKDVPTRLPDGMEIAALLPREDPRDAFFAREGQGLDDLPAGSVVGTAGLRRQAQILERRPDLRVVPLRGNVQTRLAKLAAGEVDATLLALAGIRRLGLTDRVTRILETEEMLPAVAQGAIGVEIRTDDAATRALVAPLDCADTAWRVTAERAFLAALDGSCRTPIAALACLEGDRLTLTGKVSSPDGRIVFRKESAGHRTDAALLGTEAGMEIAALLPERFLCL, encoded by the coding sequence ATGCCACCGGTTCGGATTGGTGCGCGCGGAAGCCCGCTGGCTCTCGCACAGGCCCATGAGGCGCGGAATCGGCTTGCCCGGGCGCATCCGCATCTTGCGGAGCCCGACGCCATCGAGATCGTGGTGATCACCACCACCGGCGACCGGATACTCGACCGAACGCTGATGGCGGCAGGGGGCAAGGGGCTGTTCACCAAGGAGATCGAGGAGGCTCTCCAGGAGGGCCGGATCGACTTGGCGGTCCATTCGATGAAGGACGTTCCGACCCGCCTGCCCGATGGCATGGAGATCGCCGCGCTGCTTCCGCGTGAAGACCCGCGCGACGCCTTCTTTGCCCGTGAGGGGCAGGGACTGGACGATCTGCCAGCGGGCTCCGTGGTTGGAACGGCCGGGCTGCGGCGTCAGGCGCAGATCCTGGAGCGGCGTCCCGACCTCCGCGTGGTGCCGTTGCGCGGCAACGTGCAGACACGGCTCGCCAAGCTTGCCGCGGGCGAGGTTGATGCCACGCTTCTGGCGCTGGCCGGAATCCGGCGCCTCGGCCTGACGGATCGGGTCACGCGCATCCTGGAGACTGAGGAAATGCTTCCGGCGGTGGCGCAAGGGGCCATCGGCGTCGAAATCCGGACGGACGACGCGGCGACCCGAGCCCTCGTGGCGCCGCTCGACTGCGCCGATACGGCGTGGCGGGTCACGGCGGAACGCGCTTTTCTGGCCGCGCTCGACGGTTCCTGCCGGACCCCGATCGCGGCGCTGGCCTGCCTGGAGGGCGACCGGTTGACCCTGACCGGCAAGGTGTCGTCTCCGGACGGGCGGATCGTGTTCCGGAAGGAGAGCGCCGGGCACCGCACCGACGCGGCGCTGCTCGGAACCGAAGCGGGAATGGAGATCGCTGCCCTGCTGCCGGAACGGTTCCTTTGCTTGTGA
- a CDS encoding CbiX/SirB N-terminal domain-containing protein yields the protein MSAGDTGLLLFAHGTLDGTGGAIAESVAAALRARGRFAEVAVSFSRQSPSLAEALATMRSPRVLVAPLLACQGRLMRQVLPSLLAEVGEDRRWTLLPPLGTLPGMVGIARDLVGFVLNEQGLAAQDITVLVAGHGSSVGTASRDATRSVAAGLARLACYGGVETVFLSEAPFAFHWPLATAAERVVVVPFFISGGHHEESDLPAMLRKGGASLDGTEAAGRRLWMTPAVGRHPAIPDLIEAEALVVLRASPV from the coding sequence ATGAGCGCGGGCGACACCGGCCTTCTGCTGTTCGCCCACGGCACACTCGACGGCACGGGCGGCGCCATCGCCGAGAGCGTCGCCGCCGCGCTGCGCGCGCGTGGCCGTTTCGCGGAGGTCGCGGTCTCCTTCTCGCGGCAGTCGCCGTCTCTGGCAGAGGCCCTGGCGACGATGCGGTCGCCGCGCGTGCTCGTCGCTCCGCTCCTCGCCTGCCAGGGGCGGCTGATGCGTCAGGTGCTTCCCAGCCTGCTGGCCGAGGTCGGCGAGGACCGCCGCTGGACGCTCCTGCCACCGCTCGGCACGCTTCCCGGCATGGTCGGGATCGCCCGCGATCTGGTGGGCTTCGTCCTGAACGAGCAGGGACTCGCTGCCCAGGACATCACGGTGCTGGTCGCCGGGCACGGCAGTTCGGTCGGAACCGCCTCGCGCGACGCAACGCGGAGCGTGGCCGCCGGCCTTGCCCGGCTGGCGTGTTACGGCGGTGTCGAAACGGTCTTTCTGAGCGAGGCGCCCTTCGCCTTCCATTGGCCGCTTGCGACCGCGGCCGAGCGGGTGGTCGTTGTTCCCTTCTTCATCTCCGGCGGGCATCACGAGGAAAGTGACCTGCCGGCCATGCTGCGGAAGGGCGGCGCGTCTCTCGACGGAACGGAGGCCGCAGGCCGGCGCCTGTGGATGACCCCGGCCGTCGGCCGACACCCCGCGATCCCCGACCTGATCGAGGCGGAGGCGCTGGTGGTTCTCCGCGCCTCTCCGGTTTGA
- the nirJ gene encoding heme d1 biosynthesis radical SAM protein NirJ: protein MFRLSQFMRDLVTPPEPGTRRRPPVAAGGGPVVIWNLVRRCNLSCLHCYSFSADHEFPGELTTEECLAVLDDLYVSGVRVLILSGGEPMMRPDLPRIAQRAKAMGFYVGLSTNGTLIDERRIGEVAEVGYDYVGISLDGVSETHDRFRRRKGAFEEALRGIRLCHDAELRVGIRLTLTETTARDLPALLDLMDREFIDKFYLSHLNYAGRGDVNRRADALKTTTRAVMDQLFDLALADAKSGRKREIVTGNNDADGVYLLWWAQRTFPERVPDLLARLRRWGGNASGVGVANIDTQGDVHPDTMWGHHTLGNVRARSFGAIWNDLGDPLMAVLKTRPRPVKGRCATCAHLAICNGNTRIRAEKTSGDTWAEDPGCYLTDTEVTTVPKTGAPQ from the coding sequence GCTGCAACCTGAGCTGCCTGCACTGCTATTCCTTCTCGGCCGACCACGAATTTCCAGGCGAGCTGACCACCGAGGAGTGCCTCGCGGTTCTGGACGACCTTTACGTCTCGGGCGTGCGCGTGCTGATCCTGTCGGGCGGCGAGCCGATGATGCGCCCGGACCTGCCGCGGATCGCCCAACGCGCCAAGGCGATGGGGTTCTATGTCGGCCTGTCCACCAACGGCACGCTGATCGACGAGCGCCGCATCGGCGAGGTTGCCGAGGTCGGCTACGATTATGTCGGCATCAGCCTGGACGGCGTGTCCGAGACGCACGACCGCTTCCGTCGCCGGAAAGGGGCCTTCGAGGAGGCGCTGCGCGGAATCCGGCTGTGCCACGACGCCGAACTCCGGGTCGGCATCCGCCTGACGCTGACCGAGACCACGGCGCGTGACCTGCCGGCGCTGCTCGACCTGATGGACCGGGAATTCATCGACAAGTTCTACTTGTCGCATCTGAACTACGCCGGCCGAGGCGACGTCAACCGGCGCGCCGACGCGCTGAAGACGACGACGCGCGCCGTCATGGACCAGTTGTTCGATCTGGCGCTGGCCGACGCCAAGTCCGGCCGCAAGCGCGAGATTGTCACGGGGAACAACGACGCCGATGGCGTTTACCTGCTGTGGTGGGCGCAACGCACCTTCCCCGAGCGCGTGCCGGACCTGCTGGCGCGGCTGCGCCGCTGGGGCGGCAATGCCTCGGGCGTGGGGGTCGCCAACATCGACACGCAGGGCGACGTGCACCCCGACACCATGTGGGGCCACCACACGCTGGGCAACGTGCGCGCCCGCTCCTTCGGGGCGATCTGGAACGACCTCGGCGACCCGCTGATGGCGGTACTAAAGACGCGGCCGCGCCCGGTGAAAGGTCGCTGCGCCACCTGCGCGCATCTCGCCATCTGCAACGGCAACACCCGGATACGCGCCGAGAAGACGTCCGGCGATACCTGGGCCGAAGATCCGGGCTGCTACCTCACCGACACCGAGGTCACCACCGTACCGAAGACGGGAGCGCCGCAATGA